The Mauremys mutica isolate MM-2020 ecotype Southern chromosome 1, ASM2049712v1, whole genome shotgun sequence genome has a segment encoding these proteins:
- the LOC123363036 gene encoding olfactory receptor 52E4-like yields MSDTNVSNFINPSTFILLGIPGLEAAHIWISIPFCAMYAIAVLGNFSILFIVKREPSLHGPMFYFLCMLAVTDLVMSTSTLPKMLSIFWFNSREISFSACLTQMYFVHSFSKMESGILVAMAFDRYAAICNPLRYSMILKNSVVAKIGLAVVLRSGIIILPYPFLVRRWPYCRTNIIPHFYCGHIAVVKLACADISISSYYGLFTLISVSGMDMFFIAVSYTLILRAIFRLPTKDARLNTFRTCISHLCAISALYIPDLVSSLIQRFGQNVPLHFLILITSVYQLVPPMLHPIIYGVRTKQIRGRLIQLFTHKET; encoded by the coding sequence ATGTCAGATACTAACGTAAGTAATTTCatcaacccctccaccttcatcctgctgggcattcctggcctagagGCAGCCCATATCTGGATCTCCATTCCCTTCTGTGCTATGTACGCCATAGCCGTGTTGGGGAACTTCAGcatcctgttcattgtgaagagagagccgagcctccatggacctatgttctatttcctctgcatgctggccgtcaCCGACCTGGTCATGTCCACCTCCACCCTAccgaaaatgctgagcatcttctggttcaattccagggagatcagtttcagtgcctgcctcacccagatgtacttcgttCACTCCTTCTCAAAGATGGAGTCTGGAatcctcgtggccatggcttttgatcgctatgcGGCCATCTGCAATCCTCTGAGATATTCCATGATCCTGAAAAACTCTGTTGTGGCCAAGATaggcctggccgtggtgctgcgtaGTGGAATAATCATATTACCCTATCCCTTCCTGGTGAggcggtggccatattgcagaaccaacatcatcccccacttcTATTGTGGGCATATagctgtggtgaagctggcctgcgccgacatcagcatcagtagttactatggGTTGTTTACTCTTATCTCGGtgagtggaatggacatgtttTTTATCGCCGTGTCCTATACTTTGATCCTCCGGGCCATCttccgcctccccacaaaggatgcccggctcaaTACTTTTCGTacctgcatctctcatctttgtgccatctcagCTTTGTACATCCCAGATTTAGTCTCCTCTCTCATTCAACGGTTTGGCCAGAATGTGCCACTTCATTTCCTCATTCTTATTACCAGTGTGTACCagctggtgccccccatgctgcACCCCATCATttacggggtgaggaccaaacagatccggggcagGCTGATCCAACTCTTTACTCATAAAGAGACCTAA
- the LOC123373576 gene encoding olfactory receptor 52E4-like: protein MSDSNITDFTNPSTFILLGIPGLEAAYIWISIPFCAMYTIAVLGNFTIVFIVKREPSLHEPMYYFLCMLAVTDLVVSTSTLPKMLNIFWFNSREISFSACLTQMYFVHSFSAMESGILVAMAFDRYVAICHPLRHSMILKNSVVAKIGLVLVLRCGILALPYPFLARQWPYCRTNIIPHSYCGHIAVVNLACADITISSYYGLFDLFSEIGMDVVFITVSYTLILRAIFRLPTKDAWLKTFGTCISHLCAISALHIPVFFSSLTQRFGQNVPRHFLVLIVNVYLLVPPVLHPIIYGARTKQIRGRLRQLFTHKET from the coding sequence ATGTCAGATTCTAACATAACTgatttcaccaacccctccaccttcatccttcTTGGCATTCCTGGCCTAGAGGCAGCCTATATCTGGATCTCCATTCCCTTCTGTGCCATGTACACCATAGCCgtgttggggaacttcaccatcgtgttcattgtgaagagggagcccagcctccatgagcccatgtactatttcctctgcatgctggctgtcacaGACCTGGTCGTGTCCACATCCACCCTACCAAAAATGCTGaacatcttctggttcaattccagggagatcagtttcagtgcctgcctcacccagatgtactttgtTCACTCCTTCTCAGCGATGGAGTCTGGAatcctcgtggccatggcttttgaccgctatgtggccatctgccatcccctgagacattccatgATCCTGAAAAACTCTGTTGTGGCCAAGATAGGCCTGGTCTTGGTGCTGCGCTGTGGCATACTCGCATTACCCTATCCCTTCTTGGCGAGGCAGTGGCCAtactgcagaaccaacatcatcccccactccTACTGTGGACATATAGCCGTGGTGAATCTGGCTTGCGCTGACATCACcatcagtagttactatggaCTGTTTGATCTTTTCTCTGAGATTGGAATGGACGTGGTATTTATCACCGTGTCCTATACTCTGATCCTCCGGGCCATCttccgcctccccacaaaggatgcttggctcaaaacttttgggacctgcatctctcatctttgtgccatctcagCTTTGCACATCCCAGTTTTCTTCTCCTCCCTCACGCAGCGGTTTGGGCAGAATGTGCCCCGGCACTTCCTCGTTCTCATTGTCAATGTTTACCTGCTGGTGCCCCCTGTGCTCCACCCCATCATTTACGGGgcgaggaccaaacagatccggggcaggctgcgccagctctttactcataaagagACGTAA